One window from the genome of Oncorhynchus gorbuscha isolate QuinsamMale2020 ecotype Even-year linkage group LG14, OgorEven_v1.0, whole genome shotgun sequence encodes:
- the LOC123994436 gene encoding platelet glycoprotein 4-like yields the protein MGCWNKLCGLKAGIGAGIAVAILGIILIPVGNNIIRETVTKESVIEPGTTAWDNWVSGDAPVYRQFWLFDVQNPQDVVENGSKPKLVEKGPYTYKTRYLPKENITANPEDHTISFLLPAGAIFEPSMSVGSEDDSVTSLNLAVAGGYKLFPPWVLEAAMKLNNVSLFQRRTVREILWGYKDPILKGTLGLFFPYNGTYDGPYSVFTGKDDISKVSIIDSWQGEKKVSFWNNTYCDMINGTDGSSFSPFLDKKKPLYFFSPDISRSVSAEYERSLDLKGIEVYRFKLPPLTLASPAVNPDNQCFCTDYVVTKNCTLAGVLDISSSRGQPVYISLPHFLHGSPYLVEDVEGLGPREEHHVTFLDVEPTTGFSLRFAKRLQVNMMYGPSKIITVLKKVKDYTILPIVWLNETASLDDETADRFKKELLSRVDMLETVQFTLIGLGSAALVLCTVAHCLVSRNNNKLV from the exons atGGGTTGCTGGAACAAGCTGTGTGGGCTAAAGGCTGGAATTGGGGCTGGAATTGCAGTGGCCATATTAGGTATAATCCTTATCCCCGTGGGGAACAATATCATCCGTGAGACTGTTACAAAG GAATCGGTCATCGAGCCTGGAACCACAGCCTGGGACAACTGGGTGTCTGGAGACGCACCTGTGTACAGACAGTTCTGGCTCTTTGACGTGCAGAACCCACAGGACGTGGTGGAGAATGGGTCAAAGCCCAAATTGGTGGAGAAAGGGCCCTACACATACAA GACGCGGTACCTGCCCAAAGAGAACATCACGGCCAACCCAGAGGACCACACCATCTCCTTCCTGCTCCCTGCGGGGGCCATATTTGAGCCCTCCATGTCTGTGGGGTCTGAGGACGACAGTGTCACCTCCCTCAACCTAGCTGTGGCT GGTGGGTACAAGTTGTTTCCCCCATGGGTACTGGAAGCTGCAATGAAGTTAAACAATGTCTCCCTCTTCCAGCGACGGACAGTGAGGGAAATACTCTGGGGTTACAAAGACCCCATTCTGAAAGGGACACTGGGCCTCTTTTTTCCT TACAACGGCACCTATGATGGGCCATACAGTgtcttcacaggcaaggatgACATCTCTAAAGTGTCTATCATTGACAGCTGGCAGGGGGAAAA GAAGGTGTCTTTCTGGAACAACACATACTGCGACATGATCAACGGCACAG ATGGCTCGTCATTCTCTCCCTTCCTGGACAAGAAGAAGCCTCTGTACTTCTTCTCCCCTGACATCAGCAG GTCTGTGTCAGCTGAGTATGAGAGGAGCCTGGACCTGAAGGGGATCGAGGTGTACCGGTTCAAACTGCCCCCGCTCACCCTAGCCTCCCCTGCAGTCAACCCAGACAACCAGTGCTTCTGCACGGACTACGTGGTCACTAAGAACTGCACATTGGCCGGAGTCCTGGACATCAGCTCCTCTCGTG GACAACCAGTCTACATCTCCCTGCCTCACTTCCTGCATGGTAGTCCATACCTGGTTGAAGATGTGGAGGGCCTTGGTCCTCGTGAGGAACATCACGTCACATTCCTGGATGTGGAACCG ACAACAGGGTTCAGTCTGAGGTTCGCTAAGAGACTGCAGGTGAACATGATGTACGGCCCCTCCAAGATCATCAC GGTGTTAAAGAAAGTGAAGGACTACACCATACTCCCTATAGTTTGGCTAAACGAG ACGGCATCCCTGGATGACGAGACAGCGGACAGGTTTAAGAAGGAGCTGTTATCTCGTGTTGACATGCTGGAGACGGTGCAGTTCACGCTGATAGGCTTAGGGTCAGCAGCCTTGGTACTCTGCACAGTGGCACATTGTTTGGTAAGCAGAAACAACAACAAGCTTGTGTGA